From Bdellovibrio sp. KM01:
GCAGCAATTTGATCATTCATTTCTTTTTTAGCTTCGCCAGTTTTATCCGCAGCGGCTTTTTTAAGTTCTGCAGTTTCCTTTTTCATTTCAGCAAGTTTCGCTTCCATCTCTTTTTGGAAAGCGTCTTTTTGTTCTTTGGAGTAGTTGGCTGCCGAAGTAGCGGCGTCAGAGGTTTTTTGTTTAACTTCCTCTGCAGTAGTTGCAAATGCGGGTTGAAATGCAGAAAGGGCGATCAAAAGTGCGAATACAGATTTCATATATGGTCTCCTTAATTCAAGGAGACCAGTTTACATGCCCTATAGGCTCCAGTCCACAGGCTCTTTACCCTTGGACTTTAGATACTCATTCGCTTTTGAGAATGGCTTTGTTCCGAAAAAGCCGCGATGTGCCGACAGCGGCGACGGATGAACAGATTCAATAACGAAGTGCTTTTTACGGTCAACGAAGGCCGCCTTCTTCTGGGCATAGGCGCCCCACAAGATAAAAACAATGTTTTCTTTTTCTTCATTAAGAACATGGATGATCTTATCCGTGAATTCTTCCCAGCCTTTACCTGAATGCGCAGCTGCCTTCCCGTCTTCCACCGTCAAGACGGCATTGAGTAAAAGCACTCCATTTTCTGCCCACTTGGTCAACGAACCGCTTTTAGGAATCTCCACTCCCATGTCGGCCTTCAGTTCCTTAAAAATATTCAGCAATGACGGCGGGAAACGCACTCCATCACGCACTGAGAAACACAAACCATGCGCTTGACCGGGACCGTGATAGGGATCTTGGCCGACGATGACCACTTTCACCTTATCAAGCGGTGTCAAATTCAGCGCCGCAAAGTATTCATCGCCTTGCGGATAGATAGTTTTTCCTGCTTTGGACTCTTTTTGCAAAAATGCTGTCAGACTTTTCATGGAGTCTTTTTCGAACTCTGATGCCAGTTTCGCTTTCCAGCTCGGGTGTAATTCTATTTTATGTTTGGTATTAGATAAATTTTCGATTTTGCCGCTCGTCTCAGAATGATACTCGTCAATAGTCTAGTTTCGCGATTCTAATTCAAACCTATTGGTTTTCAAATTATTTTTCATGCCGACGTTAACTTGACCAGACAAATCTAAGCCTCATTGTTAAACTAGTTATAAGGAAAAGGAGGCCCGCCTATGACGAACCTTCCAAACCCCACTATTCAACTTATTGAGGATAATCCAGAAGTTAAGTCCTTTATCTATCAACAGATAGCGGAATTTGACGGCTTTGTTACTCCTGAAACTGTGGTCACCGTTGTGGCCAGAAATCCGAAAAAACTCGCGCTTCAGTATGAAACGGAAGGCAAGGAATTCAATCGTCGCGATTTGAGCAAGCTCTATCGTATTGCGATTGTTCTATCGGATGGCGAAGCCAAGGTCGAAGCCGAAGGTGTGCATCAAGACATCTATCTTGCGATCAAACTGGCAAAAGACAATCTGATGTTGAAGCTGGTTGAGATTCAAGACTCTGTTGTGAGTCACCAAGATCGCTTGGTGGAGATCAATCACTATCTGCAACCACAGACTCTGCACTAAACTTTAATCGACTCTCTTCAAGCTGATTGGAGGGAGTCTTCCTTTAAGATAGCGGAAGGGATGAGCCATAAGTCCCGGGATGTCTTTAGGGATATTCTCACCTTCAACTCCGACGGCGCCGACATGCTGACCTTGCGGGTTGTACCACGTCTTAAAAACCACATCCCATAGCGATAAAACTTTTCCGAAATTCTTTGCAGAAATCTCTGGCGTGACCGAGTGATGCCAGCGATGCAGTTGAGCCGTATTAAAGATTTTATTAAGCGGTCCCATTTCAAAATCGACATTCGCATGTTCCAGCAATCCCGTCACAGCATTGACCAGTAAAAATAATGCGATCAACTCTTGGGGCACCCCCAACAGGAAAAGCGGGAAAAAATAAAAGAGCCAGTTAAAAAACAAATCCACCGGGTGAAAAACACCTGCATTATCCCAATACACGCGCTCGACCACGTGATGAATGGAATGAAATTTCCAAAAGGCTGTCACCGTGTGACCAAGACGATGGGTCCAGTAAAAAAAGAATTCGCAGATCAAAAGCGCCGGCACCAGCTGCATAAGTAACGGCCACTCTTTGGGCCACAGCGTGTGAATATTGTCGTGGATAAATCCAGATGTAGAACTTAAAAAAGCAAACCCTAAAATGATCTCAACAATCTTTGAAAGTATCGGCAGGACGATGTTCGTCAAAGTAAAATTGTAAATGCGATCCCCGCGAGGAATATTCCATTCTGCACGGTAAGGCATCAATCGCTCTGTAACCGCAATAATCACAATTGCGCCAATAGAAATCAGCGCTGTAAGCACGGCGAGCTTTTCACCCGGAAAGTTGTTCTTGAACAGAAAAAAGAGATAAACCGCAGCTGCTAAAAGAGCTGGATAGTAAACACAGCGGATTGTTTGATGAAGGGCTTTCATATTTCCTCTTTTTCCTTTTC
This genomic window contains:
- the ung gene encoding uracil-DNA glycosylase; the encoded protein is MENLSNTKHKIELHPSWKAKLASEFEKDSMKSLTAFLQKESKAGKTIYPQGDEYFAALNLTPLDKVKVVIVGQDPYHGPGQAHGLCFSVRDGVRFPPSLLNIFKELKADMGVEIPKSGSLTKWAENGVLLLNAVLTVEDGKAAAHSGKGWEEFTDKIIHVLNEEKENIVFILWGAYAQKKAAFVDRKKHFVIESVHPSPLSAHRGFFGTKPFSKANEYLKSKGKEPVDWSL
- a CDS encoding sterol desaturase family protein, which translates into the protein MKALHQTIRCVYYPALLAAAVYLFFLFKNNFPGEKLAVLTALISIGAIVIIAVTERLMPYRAEWNIPRGDRIYNFTLTNIVLPILSKIVEIILGFAFLSSTSGFIHDNIHTLWPKEWPLLMQLVPALLICEFFFYWTHRLGHTVTAFWKFHSIHHVVERVYWDNAGVFHPVDLFFNWLFYFFPLFLLGVPQELIALFLLVNAVTGLLEHANVDFEMGPLNKIFNTAQLHRWHHSVTPEISAKNFGKVLSLWDVVFKTWYNPQGQHVGAVGVEGENIPKDIPGLMAHPFRYLKGRLPPISLKRVD